A genomic region of Fodinisporobacter ferrooxydans contains the following coding sequences:
- the cls gene encoding cardiolipin synthase: protein MKKHTFALTLLWFVFWGISILFNHFWNGWHIGIINLSFTILASLISLVIIYENRDPSRTITWLTALSINPIIGFLFYLLFGRSYRKKNIFAQKLEFDKRYFERGQKELASQFYTLSNYKKILKLSHNIGEFPISFHTNTKVLTNGQETFPAILSELKQAAHHIHLEYYIIRDDEIGNVIKDVLIEKAKAGVEIRVLYDWVGCFQLSDTYISDLRKYGVKVEPFLPVTFRLFNNRINFRNHRKIIVIDGKKGFVGGLNIGDEYLGKDKQLGFWRDTHLFLEGECVASLQTIFFQDWMYATKESFDFQRYFPRFPSTQETFGGVQIAAGGPDKEWESIKNLFFSMITSAKESIWLASPYFVPDPDVLSALKIAALSGLDVRILFPAKPDKKIVFYASHSYFEELLKAGVKLYEYQKGFIHSKILIVDNVLSSVGTSNIDMRSFHLNFEVNVFLYETESTQQLVENHKIDELDSKELTFAAFSERSFKDRTFESFARLLSPLL from the coding sequence ATGAAAAAACATACGTTCGCGTTAACGCTATTATGGTTTGTTTTTTGGGGGATCAGCATACTTTTCAATCATTTTTGGAACGGGTGGCATATCGGGATCATCAACCTGTCTTTTACCATCCTTGCATCCTTGATATCTCTGGTGATCATTTATGAAAATAGGGATCCCTCAAGAACCATTACCTGGCTTACAGCATTGTCGATCAATCCAATCATCGGCTTTCTTTTTTATCTTCTCTTTGGAAGAAGTTATCGCAAAAAAAATATATTTGCACAAAAACTGGAGTTCGACAAACGCTATTTTGAACGGGGACAAAAAGAACTTGCAAGTCAATTTTATACTCTATCGAATTATAAAAAAATATTAAAGCTTTCTCATAACATTGGGGAATTTCCGATTTCCTTTCATACGAATACAAAAGTTTTAACAAACGGGCAAGAGACTTTTCCGGCGATTCTCTCTGAATTAAAACAGGCAGCCCATCATATTCACCTGGAATATTATATTATTCGCGATGATGAAATCGGCAATGTCATTAAAGATGTATTAATAGAAAAAGCCAAAGCAGGTGTAGAAATTCGTGTTTTATATGATTGGGTGGGATGTTTTCAATTATCGGATACCTACATATCGGACTTGCGCAAATATGGAGTGAAAGTAGAACCGTTCCTTCCCGTCACATTCCGCTTGTTTAATAATCGAATCAACTTTCGCAATCATCGGAAAATCATTGTGATTGACGGCAAAAAAGGATTTGTCGGCGGACTGAATATCGGTGATGAATACTTGGGGAAAGATAAACAGCTGGGATTTTGGCGGGATACACATTTATTTTTGGAAGGAGAGTGTGTTGCGAGCTTACAGACCATATTTTTTCAGGATTGGATGTACGCAACGAAAGAATCCTTCGATTTTCAACGCTATTTCCCACGCTTCCCATCGACACAGGAAACGTTTGGCGGCGTGCAAATTGCAGCAGGCGGTCCTGATAAAGAATGGGAATCGATTAAAAACTTGTTTTTTTCCATGATTACTTCGGCAAAAGAAAGCATCTGGCTCGCTTCACCATATTTCGTTCCCGATCCCGATGTGTTAAGCGCACTAAAAATCGCTGCACTGAGCGGATTGGATGTACGGATTCTGTTTCCGGCAAAACCGGATAAAAAAATTGTTTTTTATGCATCCCATTCGTATTTTGAAGAGCTTTTAAAAGCAGGCGTGAAGCTGTATGAGTATCAAAAAGGATTCATACACAGCAAAATTTTAATTGTGGACAATGTTCTTTCTTCTGTCGGCACTTCCAATATCGATATGCGGAGTTTTCATTTAAACTTTGAAGTGAATGTCTTTCTGTACGAAACAGAAAGCACACAGCAACTGGTAGAAAATCACAAAATCGATGAACTGGATTCAAAAGAATTAACATTTGCAGCGTTTTCTGAACGTTCATTTAAAGATCGCACGTTTGAATCCTTTGCACGATTGCTATCTCCCCTATTATGA
- a CDS encoding aspartate kinase — translation MKVAKFGGTSLANAQQMQKVCSIVLADPDRKIVVVSAPGKRYSGDTKVTDLLIACANTYWEKGQAGEELQAVVSRYDEIVQELNLPKQVTEQIASDLQERLFTRERCTKERFMDRMKAAGEDHCAKIVAHYLQSLGKRAEYVHPGNAGMIVSDEPGNAQILPDSYAKLRELRNREGILVFPGFFGYSIDGEVVTFSRGGSDITGSIVAAAIEADLYENFTDVDSVYAVNPNLVANPYQIEEITYREMRELSYAGFSVFHEEALVPAFRAGIPVCIKNTNNPMAPGTRIVSERKITSKPVAGIAGDAGFCSIYLSKYLMNREIGFGRRLLQILEAEGLSYEHTPSGIDNISVILREDQLDPVLEHKLIHRIQEELKVDEVTIVHKLALVMIVGEGMRSSVGTTARATTALAKKKINIEMINQGSSEVSIMFGVQAKDVDDAVVALYQEFF, via the coding sequence ATGAAAGTTGCAAAATTTGGCGGAACTTCTTTGGCGAATGCGCAGCAAATGCAAAAAGTGTGTTCGATTGTTTTGGCAGATCCGGACAGAAAGATCGTAGTTGTGTCTGCACCCGGAAAGCGGTACAGCGGAGACACAAAAGTAACCGATCTATTAATTGCGTGTGCAAACACATATTGGGAAAAGGGGCAGGCTGGAGAAGAACTGCAAGCCGTTGTTTCCAGATATGATGAAATTGTTCAAGAATTGAACTTGCCCAAACAAGTGACAGAGCAAATTGCTTCAGACCTTCAGGAAAGGCTGTTTACAAGAGAACGCTGTACAAAAGAGCGTTTCATGGACCGCATGAAAGCAGCCGGTGAAGATCATTGTGCAAAAATTGTGGCACATTATTTACAAAGTTTAGGAAAGCGGGCAGAGTACGTTCATCCGGGAAACGCAGGCATGATCGTAAGCGATGAACCGGGAAATGCACAGATTCTTCCGGATTCGTATGCCAAATTGCGTGAACTGCGCAACCGGGAAGGTATTCTCGTCTTTCCAGGCTTTTTCGGTTATTCGATCGATGGAGAAGTCGTTACTTTTTCCCGCGGCGGGTCTGATATAACAGGATCGATCGTGGCGGCTGCCATCGAAGCGGATCTTTATGAAAACTTTACGGATGTAGATTCGGTGTATGCAGTCAACCCCAATTTAGTCGCAAATCCATATCAGATTGAAGAAATCACATATCGGGAAATGAGAGAACTTTCCTATGCCGGATTCTCCGTTTTTCATGAGGAGGCATTGGTACCGGCGTTCCGTGCAGGAATTCCCGTATGCATTAAAAATACCAACAACCCGATGGCGCCGGGTACAAGAATCGTGTCCGAACGGAAAATCACGTCGAAACCGGTGGCTGGTATTGCAGGGGATGCGGGTTTTTGCAGCATTTACTTAAGCAAATATTTAATGAACCGGGAAATCGGTTTTGGACGCAGGCTCTTGCAAATTCTTGAAGCGGAAGGTTTGTCTTATGAGCATACTCCTTCCGGAATCGACAATATTTCCGTTATTTTAAGGGAAGATCAACTCGACCCGGTATTGGAGCACAAATTGATTCATCGGATTCAAGAAGAATTAAAGGTGGATGAGGTTACGATCGTTCACAAGTTGGCACTTGTCATGATTGTCGGGGAAGGAATGCGCAGTTCTGTTGGCACGACAGCCCGTGCAACAACCGCGCTGGCGAAGAAAAAAATCAATATTGAAATGATCAATCAAGGATCCTCGGAAGTGAGCATCATGTTCGGGGTGCAGGCCAAAGATGTGGACGATGCAGTCGTGGCGCTGTACCAAGAGTTTTTTTAA
- the mrdA gene encoding penicillin-binding protein 2, with product MSFLKTDQQQDSAGKTLTGRMNLLFLLLFLLLSALVVRLSFVQLTKGESYRALAAASHLDQMPIPAPRGFIYDRNKTLLVSDTPSFTLMYSGTFHKTDPKFQTLANRIHQLIPQISTTEIEKRMTANPWVSVSHRIATGLTDQQVSFIREHQDQFPGCNIIIEPVRKYLYGDLAGHVIGYLNSIPANQVAHYKKLHYQEDDKVGLAGVEMQYESYLHGQNGKLTVEVDNQNHIIKNLGLDPPPTKGDDLILNIDAGLQQTMQDALKTQVLALQKMGRPAKNAAAVAMNPNTGEVYAMASYPSFNPQWFIDGINKHVAQWQASQNNWAIQGLFPPGSTEKPLTAVAALQDGVINASTIFFDPGYFIWDGQRFNNWWLSGNGKVNLIRALALSNDTYFYKVAYHYAKGLDGPTAHKYVMDRLRYYQRAFGLGVPKTGTGIDLPYEASGFMYDNGNPGDLLFASIGQEEEFTPISLAQYVSTIANGGKRMEPHIVKEIVDPNGHVVKTFPPKVLNTVPVSQANIKLVQEGMQQVVASPEGTAHSIFVGANYTVAAKTGTAQVGMQPNNNDTSVFIGYAPADHPQIALVVVIPSGGESWTGIGPVSRKIMDYYFAHPIK from the coding sequence ATGAGTTTCTTAAAGACAGATCAGCAACAAGATTCAGCCGGGAAAACCTTGACCGGTCGTATGAATTTATTGTTTTTGCTGTTGTTTCTACTGTTATCCGCTTTGGTTGTTCGTTTAAGCTTTGTACAGCTTACAAAAGGTGAATCCTATCGGGCTCTTGCTGCCGCAAGCCATTTGGATCAAATGCCGATCCCGGCGCCGCGGGGATTTATCTACGATAGAAACAAAACATTGCTCGTATCGGATACCCCTTCCTTTACTTTGATGTACAGCGGGACATTTCACAAAACGGATCCGAAGTTTCAAACATTGGCAAATCGGATTCATCAGTTGATTCCGCAAATTTCAACAACGGAAATTGAAAAACGCATGACGGCAAATCCATGGGTGAGTGTGAGCCACCGGATCGCCACGGGTCTTACCGATCAACAGGTTTCCTTTATTCGGGAACACCAGGATCAATTCCCAGGCTGCAATATTATTATTGAACCTGTCAGGAAATATTTGTATGGGGATTTGGCAGGACATGTGATCGGCTATCTAAACTCCATACCGGCAAACCAAGTGGCGCATTATAAGAAACTCCATTACCAGGAAGACGACAAAGTAGGCCTTGCCGGAGTGGAAATGCAGTACGAATCATATTTGCACGGACAAAACGGCAAATTGACAGTAGAAGTCGACAATCAGAATCACATCATCAAAAATTTGGGATTGGATCCGCCGCCAACAAAAGGTGATGATCTGATTCTCAACATCGACGCCGGTTTGCAACAAACGATGCAAGATGCATTGAAGACACAGGTGTTGGCATTGCAAAAAATGGGAAGACCTGCAAAAAACGCGGCTGCTGTTGCCATGAATCCCAATACCGGCGAAGTCTATGCAATGGCCAGCTACCCAAGCTTCAATCCCCAATGGTTTATCGATGGGATTAATAAACACGTTGCCCAATGGCAGGCGTCGCAAAACAATTGGGCGATTCAAGGACTCTTCCCGCCGGGATCGACCGAAAAACCGTTGACTGCAGTGGCAGCATTGCAAGACGGTGTGATTAACGCTTCCACCATTTTTTTTGATCCCGGATATTTTATTTGGGATGGACAGCGATTTAACAACTGGTGGCTGTCCGGAAACGGAAAAGTGAACCTGATACGGGCGCTCGCCCTTTCCAATGACACCTATTTTTATAAGGTTGCTTACCATTATGCAAAAGGTCTTGATGGCCCGACTGCGCATAAATACGTCATGGATCGATTGCGTTATTACCAACGGGCATTCGGTCTCGGCGTTCCGAAAACGGGAACAGGTATTGATCTTCCATATGAAGCTTCCGGTTTTATGTATGATAACGGGAACCCTGGAGATCTGTTATTTGCCTCGATTGGGCAAGAGGAAGAATTTACGCCCATTTCCCTGGCGCAATACGTAAGTACGATAGCGAATGGCGGAAAACGGATGGAACCGCATATTGTAAAAGAAATCGTGGATCCGAATGGACATGTTGTCAAAACATTTCCGCCGAAAGTATTAAATACGGTGCCTGTTTCACAAGCAAACATCAAGCTCGTTCAAGAAGGGATGCAACAAGTGGTCGCTTCACCGGAAGGCACAGCCCACTCCATCTTTGTAGGTGCGAACTATACGGTTGCCGCCAAAACAGGTACGGCCCAAGTTGGCATGCAGCCCAACAACAATGACACGTCTGTCTTTATCGGGTATGCGCCGGCCGATCATCCGCAAATTGCGCTTGTTGTCGTCATTCCAAGCGGCGGAGAAAGCTGGACGGGAATCGGTCCGGTTTCAAGAAAAATTATGGATTATTATTTTGCGCATCCGATCAAATAA
- a CDS encoding trehalase family glycosidase, translating to MDTLYFDLPQIRVQCSDRTIEKTLLHIHQFWKYLIKTAPPYTKNELFYLPHSYVVPGGVFQQLFYWDSYFMILGLKISKLHSLARGIVENFLYEIKTFGIIPNSSELAHLSRSQPPFLTSMIQEVWEGDLEWLRYAYEWAKVEYENVWMDANTHFHQEIGLNRYYDRLESLLKVKGESYLYFSDTYFSERFWQERVEAESGWDYTGRFYRQCGNVIPVDLNSLLYKYETDFSYLSKILHLENEVVFWKNRASKRKKLMDQYLWNQELGMYLDYNFVTKQQYRYFSLATFYPLWASVASPQQAAKIRKHISLFLCAGGMVTSTVPSGFQWDYPNGWAPLQWIVIQGLKNYGYLEESLQIAKRWIRLCTHVFLKHGKLYEKYNVVDFNIQAVGRYPLQEGFGWTNGIYEKIAVDILGCIVQ from the coding sequence GTGGATACATTGTATTTTGATTTACCTCAGATTCGGGTTCAATGCAGCGATAGAACGATTGAGAAAACATTGCTTCATATTCATCAGTTTTGGAAATATCTCATCAAAACGGCTCCTCCATACACAAAAAACGAGTTGTTTTATTTGCCGCATTCTTACGTAGTTCCGGGCGGCGTATTCCAGCAATTGTTTTACTGGGACAGCTATTTTATGATATTGGGATTAAAGATTTCCAAACTTCATTCATTAGCAAGAGGCATTGTAGAAAATTTTTTATATGAAATAAAAACATTCGGTATAATACCAAACAGTTCTGAACTTGCTCATTTAAGCCGATCTCAACCTCCCTTTCTTACATCCATGATTCAGGAAGTTTGGGAAGGGGATCTGGAATGGCTCCGGTACGCCTATGAGTGGGCCAAAGTCGAGTATGAGAATGTCTGGATGGATGCCAATACGCATTTCCATCAAGAAATTGGTTTGAATCGCTACTATGATCGATTAGAATCCTTGCTTAAAGTGAAAGGCGAATCATATCTTTACTTTTCCGATACGTATTTTTCCGAGCGTTTCTGGCAAGAGCGGGTGGAAGCCGAATCAGGGTGGGATTATACAGGACGGTTTTATAGGCAATGTGGAAATGTTATCCCGGTAGATTTGAATTCCTTATTATACAAATATGAAACGGATTTTTCATATTTATCCAAAATACTACATTTAGAAAATGAAGTTGTTTTTTGGAAAAATAGGGCTTCAAAACGAAAAAAATTAATGGATCAATATCTTTGGAATCAAGAATTAGGAATGTATCTCGATTACAACTTTGTCACCAAACAGCAGTACCGCTATTTTTCTCTTGCAACCTTTTATCCATTGTGGGCAAGTGTTGCTTCTCCTCAACAAGCGGCTAAAATACGAAAACATATTTCGTTATTTCTTTGTGCTGGCGGAATGGTGACATCAACCGTACCTTCCGGATTTCAATGGGATTATCCGAATGGGTGGGCCCCTTTACAATGGATTGTGATTCAGGGTTTGAAAAATTACGGTTATTTGGAAGAAAGTTTACAAATCGCCAAGAGATGGATTCGCTTATGTACACATGTGTTTTTAAAACATGGTAAATTATATGAAAAATATAATGTAGTGGATTTTAATATCCAAGCTGTAGGACGCTATCCTTTACAAGAAGGATTCGGTTGGACGAATGGCATTTATGAAAAAATTGCTGTTGATATTTTGGGATGTATTGTCCAATAA
- a CDS encoding MFS transporter, whose translation MEKNLRDLILSKPIFTLLTTLLLMEFMRGALLFAILPLYLTENLGLSKTVMGAALAVHYFTDNLLRPLAGWLIDRYGQKLVLIIGITIAFVSLYIVVQTHTTFWVFAGLGLLGVGTSPTWPSVITGTIHRVPEQDRATMMGIMFQFWIVGAGLGPILINLIPRTAYSIAFFVLFGCLGVAFLLALFFQNWQTHIRNRTDQTNLQYFRTLKQRIKSVSSFFPGMFAQTFAFALLIPILTVYANSVLHLPTMWFSILLTTGGLVTVLFLIPIGRLVDRFGARYFLIAGFVISGLLLLILPLFRTIGSLMVLICIIGFAYALILPSWNTILSLSIPADQRGAMWGIFMTVEGIGSATGPLAGGTLYDAFGPAAPFFVSAVVFLLMAVVYWLHPLTRKYGSGTLDKSLYITIRRKRRT comes from the coding sequence ATGGAAAAAAACTTGCGTGATCTCATTTTGTCAAAGCCCATATTTACGCTTTTGACAACACTGCTGCTTATGGAATTTATGCGCGGTGCATTGCTTTTTGCGATTTTGCCGCTTTACCTTACAGAGAACTTGGGTTTGTCCAAAACAGTAATGGGTGCTGCCCTCGCCGTTCATTATTTCACCGACAATTTGCTGCGCCCTTTGGCAGGCTGGCTGATCGATCGATATGGACAAAAGCTTGTACTCATCATTGGTATAACAATTGCATTCGTTTCTTTATATATCGTAGTACAAACACATACGACGTTTTGGGTGTTTGCGGGTCTTGGATTGTTGGGAGTTGGCACTAGCCCCACCTGGCCTTCTGTAATTACAGGCACGATCCATCGTGTGCCTGAACAAGATCGTGCGACGATGATGGGGATCATGTTTCAGTTTTGGATCGTCGGTGCCGGACTAGGTCCTATTTTAATTAATTTAATACCTCGCACTGCGTATTCCATCGCCTTTTTTGTGCTATTTGGCTGTCTTGGCGTTGCATTTTTATTGGCTTTGTTCTTTCAAAATTGGCAAACCCACATACGAAATAGGACGGATCAAACAAATTTGCAATACTTTCGAACGCTGAAACAACGGATCAAGTCTGTTTCCTCCTTTTTTCCGGGCATGTTTGCGCAAACCTTTGCGTTTGCATTGTTAATTCCCATACTGACTGTGTACGCAAATTCCGTTCTGCACTTGCCGACAATGTGGTTTAGCATTCTACTGACTACAGGAGGACTCGTTACCGTTCTTTTTTTGATTCCCATCGGCAGACTTGTCGATCGGTTTGGCGCCCGTTATTTTCTGATCGCGGGTTTTGTTATAAGCGGACTTCTTCTCCTGATTCTCCCGTTGTTTCGTACCATCGGTTCGTTGATGGTATTGATCTGCATCATTGGTTTTGCATATGCGTTAATTTTGCCTTCTTGGAATACGATTTTGTCTCTTAGCATTCCTGCAGATCAACGCGGTGCGATGTGGGGGATTTTTATGACTGTCGAAGGAATCGGGAGTGCAACAGGCCCTCTGGCGGGTGGAACTTTATACGATGCGTTCGGTCCTGCCGCCCCTTTCTTTGTAAGTGCTGTTGTATTTTTATTGATGGCAGTCGTGTATTGGCTGCATCCGTTAACGCGCAAATATGGTTCCGGGACGCTCGATAAAAGTTTGTATATTACTATCAGAAGAAAACGGAGAACATGA
- a CDS encoding sugar phosphate isomerase/epimerase family protein, with translation MVILTGFADEISPDLKVQLDILESERIKHIEFRGAWGKNVLKLSDEELQQVKAEMDRRGIQMSSVGSPIGKIKITDDFEQHLVDFDRAIDVANMFNAPYIRIFSFFIPQGEDPAQYRNEVIGRMQALVKRAEAAGVVLLHENEKEIYGDIAERCLDILETCQSPHLRCAFDPANFVQCGVKPFANGFPLLENYIEYVHIKDALFDQGKVVPAGEGDGEVLDVLKALQRKGYSGFLSLEPHLKAAGSFSGFSGPELFKTATSALKGLLAQIGEEWS, from the coding sequence ATGGTAATACTCACCGGTTTTGCAGATGAGATTTCACCGGATCTAAAGGTTCAGCTCGATATACTGGAATCAGAACGAATCAAACATATCGAATTTCGGGGAGCATGGGGAAAAAACGTTTTGAAGCTGAGCGATGAAGAATTGCAGCAAGTGAAAGCAGAGATGGACCGGCGCGGGATTCAAATGTCTTCGGTTGGTTCTCCGATCGGCAAAATTAAAATCACGGATGATTTTGAACAACATTTGGTTGACTTTGACAGGGCAATCGATGTGGCGAACATGTTTAACGCACCGTATATCCGAATTTTCTCATTTTTTATTCCGCAAGGGGAAGATCCTGCACAGTATCGGAATGAAGTCATAGGACGAATGCAAGCGCTTGTAAAGCGGGCAGAAGCTGCCGGAGTTGTGCTTTTGCATGAGAATGAAAAGGAAATTTACGGTGATATTGCGGAACGTTGTCTGGACATTTTAGAAACATGCCAATCTCCCCATTTGCGTTGTGCATTCGATCCTGCCAATTTTGTGCAATGCGGAGTGAAACCGTTTGCGAACGGATTTCCGTTATTGGAAAACTATATTGAATATGTACATATAAAAGATGCTTTATTCGATCAAGGCAAAGTCGTTCCGGCAGGCGAAGGCGACGGTGAAGTTTTGGACGTGTTGAAAGCTTTGCAAAGGAAAGGCTACTCCGGTTTTCTATCACTGGAACCGCATTTAAAAGCAGCAGGTTCATTTTCCGGTTTTAGCGGACCAGAATTGTTTAAAACGGCAACTTCCGCATTGAAGGGGTTGTTGGCACAAATCGGCGAAGAGTGGTCATAG
- a CDS encoding Gfo/Idh/MocA family protein, whose product MAKKQYGFAIVGAGVIGKAHAATLQHIEQAKLVAVCDVIPDRAREIAKTYHCDWYTDLQEMLVNPAIDIVNVCTPSGMHGRHAIAAARAGKHVIAEKPMDVTLDMAHEMIEECKKANVKLAVISQHRFDPATVQVKQEIENGRFGKLLMGTGAINWYRSQAYYDSGDWRGTWELDGGGALMNQGIHTIDVLQYLMGPVASVYAHCETLGHERIEVEDAAVATVRFRNGAIGTIVGTTCAYPGLTTRIEVFGKDGSAVIDNDALVHAVFRDEAGEVGNYGGKVAAEKSKKDETGAADPAAISHKGHLAQIQDMIDALDENREPQVNGEEAIRPLEIILAIYESARTGELVKLPLQNTEQAKIVV is encoded by the coding sequence ATGGCAAAAAAACAATATGGATTTGCCATTGTGGGTGCGGGTGTGATTGGAAAAGCACATGCAGCAACGCTTCAACATATCGAGCAGGCAAAACTTGTTGCGGTATGTGATGTGATTCCGGATCGGGCGCGCGAGATCGCCAAAACATATCATTGCGATTGGTATACGGATCTGCAGGAAATGTTGGTAAATCCGGCCATCGATATCGTAAATGTTTGTACGCCAAGTGGAATGCATGGAAGGCACGCGATTGCGGCGGCACGCGCCGGAAAACATGTCATTGCTGAAAAGCCGATGGATGTAACTCTTGATATGGCACATGAGATGATCGAGGAATGTAAGAAAGCAAATGTAAAATTGGCGGTCATTTCACAGCACCGGTTTGATCCGGCAACTGTTCAGGTGAAGCAAGAAATCGAAAACGGCCGTTTTGGCAAATTGCTGATGGGTACGGGCGCCATCAATTGGTACCGGTCACAAGCGTACTATGACAGCGGCGACTGGCGCGGCACATGGGAATTGGACGGCGGCGGCGCTTTGATGAATCAGGGAATTCATACAATTGACGTATTGCAGTATCTGATGGGCCCGGTTGCAAGCGTATATGCACATTGTGAAACATTGGGACATGAACGCATTGAGGTCGAAGATGCTGCGGTTGCTACTGTAAGGTTCCGGAATGGTGCGATTGGTACAATTGTGGGGACTACTTGCGCATATCCGGGACTTACAACACGGATTGAAGTGTTTGGCAAAGATGGCAGCGCTGTCATTGATAATGATGCGTTGGTGCATGCTGTTTTTCGCGATGAAGCAGGAGAGGTTGGCAACTACGGAGGCAAGGTCGCTGCAGAAAAAAGCAAGAAAGATGAAACAGGCGCCGCGGATCCAGCCGCGATCTCACATAAAGGCCATCTGGCACAAATACAAGATATGATTGACGCACTTGATGAAAATCGTGAACCTCAGGTAAATGGGGAAGAAGCCATCCGTCCGCTTGAAATTATTCTGGCTATCTATGAATCTGCAAGAACCGGTGAACTGGTAAAATTGCCGCTGCAAAACACGGAACAAGCAAAAATAGTAGTATAG
- a CDS encoding sensor histidine kinase gives MNQLEINTTSFQKSILSQLNKKLEIEMTSIEDLSLAIARNDALHTFMKGIDDTYKRNQTVTNMTNSIENITFSEPIIDSITIYLENPPSYGQQVSIQYDRLKDMQTLAWYQKVKNSDFSWIGEHKILTNHGKVSVISFVRKLYNSVGVTQGFLVINLKSDDFKKMFQGEGIVSNVLLLDSGGYLIVGAGDPDFIRKANVYLNQIDTLGDQKEQNENGVTRSNDQLVVWNRSFQSGWILIEVTPLRKLADGSFRMAVIFTGFGLIAIIVSLLFTLYISKQFTRPIFELIKNMKDIPREFGENRLPEDYQNEFGALFQGYKHMVNRILELYHSLDNQYQKQREAEIKALQSMINPHFLYNTLDQLNWMAIAAGEERMSMVLELMGKMFRIGLSNGESLITIREELLHLECYMKIQQIRLGEGITYQFDVPSEVQEFYIPKLTLQPFVENSILHGFHDRHEGHSLIRISEDKDFLHVQIADNGIGLRADNRNDNKQLGGYGIRNVSERLKAYFGSSFGIQMESLENMGTVVSFRLPKITDKQNFGGLQYVENSNH, from the coding sequence TTGAATCAACTGGAAATCAATACGACTTCATTTCAAAAAAGCATATTGAGTCAATTAAATAAGAAATTGGAAATTGAAATGACATCGATTGAAGATCTATCGTTGGCAATAGCAAGAAATGATGCTTTGCATACGTTTATGAAAGGGATTGATGACACATATAAACGCAATCAAACGGTAACGAATATGACGAATAGTATCGAAAATATTACATTTAGCGAGCCAATCATCGATTCGATAACGATATATCTGGAAAATCCGCCAAGTTATGGACAACAAGTGTCTATACAGTACGACAGATTGAAAGACATGCAAACATTGGCATGGTATCAAAAAGTTAAAAATTCAGATTTTTCCTGGATTGGCGAGCATAAAATTCTTACGAATCATGGAAAGGTTTCTGTGATTAGTTTTGTCAGAAAACTTTATAATTCTGTTGGTGTTACACAAGGATTTTTGGTGATCAATCTAAAGTCGGATGATTTTAAAAAGATGTTTCAGGGTGAGGGAATCGTATCAAATGTACTTCTCTTAGATTCTGGTGGATATCTGATTGTCGGTGCCGGAGATCCGGATTTTATCCGAAAAGCCAATGTATATCTCAATCAGATCGATACATTGGGGGATCAAAAGGAACAAAATGAAAATGGAGTAACACGTAGTAATGACCAACTGGTTGTATGGAATCGTTCGTTTCAATCGGGTTGGATTTTAATCGAAGTAACGCCATTGCGTAAACTTGCTGATGGGAGTTTTCGCATGGCAGTTATTTTTACGGGATTTGGGTTGATTGCCATCATCGTATCCTTGCTTTTTACGTTATATATATCGAAACAATTTACTCGCCCGATATTTGAACTCATCAAAAATATGAAAGATATACCAAGGGAATTTGGCGAAAATCGCCTGCCGGAAGACTACCAAAACGAGTTTGGCGCCCTATTTCAAGGATATAAGCATATGGTCAATCGTATTCTGGAACTATACCACTCGTTGGATAACCAATACCAGAAGCAAAGGGAAGCGGAAATCAAAGCACTGCAATCCATGATAAACCCGCATTTTTTATATAACACACTGGACCAATTAAATTGGATGGCGATTGCTGCGGGTGAGGAACGAATGAGCATGGTTCTGGAATTAATGGGCAAGATGTTTCGAATTGGATTATCCAATGGAGAAAGTTTGATAACGATTCGGGAGGAATTGCTGCACCTGGAATGTTATATGAAAATTCAACAAATCCGTTTAGGCGAAGGAATTACATATCAATTTGATGTACCGTCAGAAGTTCAAGAATTTTATATCCCCAAACTTACCTTGCAGCCGTTCGTAGAAAATTCAATTTTACATGGATTTCACGACCGGCATGAGGGCCATAGTTTGATTCGGATTTCCGAAGATAAAGATTTTTTGCATGTACAGATTGCCGATAACGGGATTGGACTTCGAGCGGACAATCGCAATGACAATAAACAATTGGGGGGATATGGCATACGCAACGTCAGCGAACGTTTAAAAGCGTATTTTGGAAGCTCCTTTGGCATTCAGATGGAAAGTCTTGAAAACATGGGTACGGTAGTATCGTTTCGATTACCCAAGATAACGGATAAACAGAATTTTGGGGGACTGCAATATGTGGAAAATAGTAATCATTGA